The Mesoterricola silvestris sequence AGCCACCCAGCTCTGGCGATCCCCAACCTGGTCCCAGAGCTGGTTGGCCGGGTCCGTGGAGGAACGACCCAGGATCCGGTCCGCCGAATACCCGAGGATCCGGGTAAACCCGTTGTTGATGGCAATGTAGACCCCGTCCTTGAGCCTGGAAATGCAGACGGCGTCGGGACTCAGTGAAAAGGCCCGGGAAAACAGCTCTTCGGACTTGTGCAAGGCTTCGTAGGCCGCCTTGCGCTCGGTGATGTCATGGCTCACGCCCAGGACCGTTGCGAACGATCCATCTGGTCCCGCCAGGAGCGTGGTCCGCACCTCCAGGGGGACGATCACTCCGTCGAGGCGAATCAGGTCCAGTTGGTTGGTCTCGGTGAGCCTAGCGGCATCGCCCTCCCGCACGGTCTGGATGCGGACCTCCAGGCGGGCCCTAGCTTCCTGGACCGATTCGGCCGTCAGGAAATGATCCAGGGGATGCTGGAGAAACTCCTCCACAGTGTATCCGGTCACCTTGTGGACGGAGGGACTCACGAAGGAGAAGCGCTGACTGGGCAGATCCAGCAACCACACCACGTCCGCCGCGTTTTCGGAAATCAATTGGTAGCGATCCTTGCTCGCCTTCAATTCTTCCAAGGCGCGCAGGTTGGCGACCTGAAAAGCCTGATCCCGCTTCGCGGTGACCCAGAGTCCCCCGAGGCCCATGAACCAAAGGATCGCCAGGGCGCCCTGGAAGGCCATCTGGTGGCGCTGGGCGAGGGTGGCCCGGAGAGTATCCAGGGGCACGGCGATACTGATGCCGCCAAGCACATCTCCGGCGTGGGCGCCCTTCCCGGCATGGCAGTGCAGGCACCCGTCCTCGGCGGTGAGCGTCCCCATGTAGCGAAGGGTCGGTTGCCCGGCCATCACCGTTGGCGCGAAAACTTCCTGCCTTCCCTGGTTCAGCGCGAGCAGAGCCTCCCGCTCCCAGGCATCGGGGGCATCCTCTGGCCGGATGGGGTCCAGCGTGGCGAGGTGCCGCCGCTGACCCGTGGCCGTCCCCATGCGGCCCATGCCGACACCTTCGGGCAAGGTATGGACTTTCCGCCCGGGTGTCCTGGCGGCCGCACCTGGATCAACTTCCGGCCGACCAGCCTCCTCGCCAAGTTGAGTGATCCAGACCCGGTAAGATCGATCCATCAAAAAGGTATCGCGGGCGTGCCTGAGCGCAACTTCGCGATTCTCCCGGAGGGCGGAATGGATTCCCAGGCCAAGAAACGCGCCCAGGACGACCGTCCAGAGCGCAGCCCGCCGCCAGAACTGGCCACCCGGCCCACTGGACGCCTGGAATTGCCGGAGCTGTTCGGACATTGGAATCCTGCCTCCGGGACGTACGTGAGCCATTGGATGGAACCGAACAGAAGCCGCCCCTGGACCAATCAAGGTTTGCTGGGGATTCTATGCGGAGCTCCGGGGACCACCATCCTCCGCACGGATAGTGTATCAAAGGCGATAAGAAGGTAGGGTATTTTGCTTCCCCGGCCGTGGCTCAAGAAGGCGAAATCTCAGTAAGGCGCAGCCCCACTTCGAGGATCTTGTTCTGGATTTCCTTCATACTGAACGGCTTCGATATACTGAAAACATTCTGTTTATCCTGCAAAAGGGGGGCGATTTCCTGATCGCTGAACCCCGAGGCCATGAGAACGGGCAAGCCGGGACGGAGGTCGAGGATCCTGGGTAGGGCCTCGGG is a genomic window containing:
- a CDS encoding diguanylate cyclase domain-containing protein; translation: MSEQLRQFQASSGPGGQFWRRAALWTVVLGAFLGLGIHSALRENREVALRHARDTFLMDRSYRVWITQLGEEAGRPEVDPGAAARTPGRKVHTLPEGVGMGRMGTATGQRRHLATLDPIRPEDAPDAWEREALLALNQGRQEVFAPTVMAGQPTLRYMGTLTAEDGCLHCHAGKGAHAGDVLGGISIAVPLDTLRATLAQRHQMAFQGALAILWFMGLGGLWVTAKRDQAFQVANLRALEELKASKDRYQLISENAADVVWLLDLPSQRFSFVSPSVHKVTGYTVEEFLQHPLDHFLTAESVQEARARLEVRIQTVREGDAARLTETNQLDLIRLDGVIVPLEVRTTLLAGPDGSFATVLGVSHDITERKAAYEALHKSEELFSRAFSLSPDAVCISRLKDGVYIAINNGFTRILGYSADRILGRSSTDPANQLWDQVGDRQSWVAVLEAQGEYLGLEAVFRTQAGRPLTGLMSAKVIEVNGETCILSIIRDITEQREAARRLKEAQDLNQKLLEASPLGIAAYRADTGQCVLANPALSTILGGTQEQFLAQNFRTISSWKGSGLLAAAEACLAGHETARVTLEFDSTFGKHLWIFTSMEPFEASQEPHLLVMIEDVTERVLGERRLLDANAKLDRLAREDALTGLGNRRAFNERLETEVRRTRRAGKSLSIIMGDIDYFKRYNDHYGHPMGDACLITVAEIMQDLFKRSGDLVARIGGEEFAILLPETPLEAAAQLAATLREAIQAAGIPHEASGIAEVVTLSIGVASTNLSGDALPSRLLKLVDGALYQSKKNGRNRVFIAPSQE